The following is a genomic window from Halodesulfovibrio marinisediminis DSM 17456.
ACCAGCCAGCTTTTGGGCAGGTAATGGTGAACACGCCGTTGCTGTCTGCTTTTGTCACCATAGTGATGTGGTGCTCAGTTGGCGCAGTGAATCCTTCTTTGTTGTAAAATTCGTACTCAACTTCAGCATTTGGTACCGGATTACCGTTTCTCAGAACCTGACCGGTAAAGCTGCTACCTGCGTACAGACCGTATGGACGGGTAAGCGGAATAATTTCTGTTGGCAGTCCAGCCGGTGCATCCCAATCTTCTTCAGAGCCGAATGCTGCTACGTATGTTTTTGTGTAGTGAATGATGAAGCAGTCTTCTTCCGGTTCCCAGTACGGAGTTGGTTCCATAGCAAACTGGTAAACACCTGGACGTTTGAAACGGAATGTTGTTTTCCATGCTTTTTCATTCATTACTTTTGATTCAGAAAGAGTCGGGAGCAGGTCTGTTTTTTTACCGTTAACTACAGCAAAAAATTGTTTCGGTTTTTCAAGGGTCATACCTACCATTTCAAAAGGATGGGAGAATGACAGCTCAAGGTTGGAGCTACGTGTCTTTTGTGTGGCAACATTTGAATCAGGAATTACCATACCGAAATGAGCAAAGGCAGGGCTGGCAACAAGCATAAAGGCAATAAGGGTAAGAATGGTAGTACGCATAACTGCTCCTATTACTTATAAAATGAATAGAGTTGAACACCTATGCTGTGGTTACACGATTTGCATAATCGTGTCACCAATAAAATAAAAAGACTAAAAGTGTGTCACATATCCGACAGGCGCGAGAGATAGCAGGTGAGTTTTTTAATTTTTAGAGGGGATGTCAGGGAGGTCGTTGGTTTGAAAGAATGGGGAAAACTGTTTTGCTGGTCGGTTCGGGTGACGCCAACGTGGATAAATACGAGTGAGGAGCAATCTATAGACTAGGGTGCTTTTGTCTTCTCATTAAAGAAACGGAGGCAACTGAGGATGTATTGATGAACAGATATTCCCTGGTGTTCTTAGCGATATGTCATCTGATTAGCGGGGCGCAGCTGTTCGTACTTTGTCTTTATACTATTTGACATTTTCAGGTTCAGGGGTGCGTGCCATAAACGCAACTTCAACGGAACCAGCGCCGCCTTGCAGTAGTGTTTTAGTCGCCTGTCGTAAGGTGGATCCTGTGGTAGCAATATCATCAATAAGCAGGATATGGGCATTCTTAAGCTCTGGAGGAATAGTCGCAGTAAATGCTCCAGAAAGGTTCTGGTTGCGCTCCTTTTTGCTCAAGGTTGCTTGAGGCGTTGTTTCACGGTTTCTGCGGAGTAGCTCAGGCAGAAGCGGAACTTCGATTTTTTGTGCAATTAGCTTGGCGGAGAGCATACTTTGGTTATGTCCGCGTTGCAGAAGGCGGGAATTGTGCAACGGTATAGGTACGACAGCGGCGGGAGTGACTTCGTGAGGAGAGTAGATGGCTGCAAGCAGGCGGGCGAGCGTGAGTCCTGCATCCAGTCTGCCATGGAATTTATGTTTAAGGAGCAGTTCACGCAGGATGCCTTCGTAGGCACCATAAAATGTGAGGTATGTCCACGGTGGGGAGCTAACCATGCAGGCTGAACAGCGCGAAGGTTGTCCGACAGCTTTGGCGTATAGCATACCGCAGTCGGGACAATAGCCTTGTGTGCGTGGTGCCAGTTGCCGCAGGCAATCTGGGCAGAGTTGAGGTGAAAGGCTCCATTGATGATGGAGCCTTTTGGTGTATTCAGTTTTTTCAGGCAGGTTATTTTGTTCCTCGTACAAAGAACGAAACGACACATCCTTTACAGGACTGTAGGGGGCAAAGCATGAAACGCAACGAGTTTCATCTAATCCCAGAAACGCGGCAGTACTCTTGAGTAAGGCAAAAACACTATGCATGTTCTGGTGACCGTGCGTTATTTTCGGGTTGAATAAAGAGGCACTGTATCGTTGTGCGCAGCTTTTGCATATTCAACGATTTGCACTCTGGTTTCTGGGTCATTGGCGAGTTCATCTGGACCGTCTTTACCGTAAATAAGCAGTGGTTCAGCAAGCTTAATATTGAACGGAGACAGGAAATATTTGAGTGTCAGTAATGAGCCCTGAAAAAGTTGTTCACCGACTGGGCGGGCTGCAACAAGACAGATGTAGGCCTTCCTAGGTGGAAGAGAGAGAACAAATGGGTCGCGGTTAAACTCGCGGAACCAGAAACACTGACAGCGATCTATGAATGTTTTGAAGATGGATGGTAGATGGTAGAAGTAGATTGGCGAACTGATAAACAGAGCTGGTGCTTCTAACAACATAGAGTAGAGCTCTGTGCTGTCATCTTTTCCTTCCTGTACACATTTTGTGGTGCCGGGAACAGCACATGCTTCACAAGCGGTGCAGTGGCGGATTGTATAGTCGCGCATATAGCGAGTTTGAGTTTTTCCGCCCGCAGCTTCATATCCTTGGGCAAAGAGTTTGGCTGCGCTGTCAGTGTTGCCATTTTTACGGGCGCTGCATGCTAATATCTGGAGAGCATTGGTAAGTTGTTGTGTCTTCATAGTTTTATTCTCCAGCGGTTGCAGGTTGTTCTTTAGCAACGCGCTTGCACAGAGCAGAGAGCTCTGTCTCGTCATCTGTTTGGATTTCGCAATTCCATTGAGGGTATTTTTTTAATGCATACTCTAGAGGAGCATGTGCCTTAGCAGGAAGCAGAAGAAGTATTCTGTTCTTCTTCTGGAAGCCGAGATAGAAACTTATCTCGAGTCCTAACCCTCAACATTTATTTCGTAAATCTGCAACTGCAGTATCGTTGTCTTCAACATGTGTTGGCATGATAACTCCAGATTGATGACAAACCCGCTTTATGGTCGGAAATGCTACCGCTGGATGTGCAATCTTTTGTGTAGAATGCGCATCAATATTTGTTGTCATGATGTATTCAGGCATCAATTAGATGCCTGAATACATCATCTTAACGCTGGAAATCAGAAAAATACGGGTTGTTGATTTGTTCGTCTTTTACGGAAGAACTTGGTCCGTGACCTGAATATACTACGGTTTCCGGTGGGAGTGCGAAGATTTTTTCTGTTACAGATTTTTTTAGAACATCAAAATCACCGCCCGGTAGGTCGGTACGGCCAATAGCGCGGAAGAATAACAGGTCGCCTACAAAAACTACCTGTGCAGCAGGGAAGAAGAAGGAAAGGCTACCTGGGGAGTGCCCTGGAGTGGCAAATACTTTACACTCTAAGTCCATGAAAGCGTGGTCGCCTTCTTCGATAGAAGTAAAGGTGAATGGATCAACTTTTGGGAAGCCCCACATACCGCCCTGACCAACTTCAGTATCAAGAAGGAATACGTCGTCACTTCCACTGATAACTGTTGCACCAGTTGCTTCGTGCAATGCTTTGATTCCGTATAAGTGATCAAAGTGGAAGTGGGTAATGAGAATATGAGTAAGAGTGAGACCTTCTTCTTTGAGAAAATCGATAACAGCAGTCGGTTCACCGCCCGGGTCAACTGCAATAGCTTTTCCCTCGTTGGATAGAACGTAGCAATTTGTTTCAAGTGGACCTAAAGGAAATGTTTTTACTTGCATTAAAACGGCTCCAGCATAATATCTTCCAGCGGCTTGCGTGAGGATGTGCCTTCCTGTGCAGGTTCGCCGATGGCAATAAACGTGATGAATTCATATTTATCAGAATCTAAGGATAGAACATCAAGAACCTGTTCAGCATTATTCATCATTTGTCCCAGCCATACAGAGCCGAGACCGAGTGAATGTGCTGCGAGCATGATGTTCTGGACACAACCGCCAGCGGACTGATGATCTTTCAATTCATGGTACAGGCAGTCTTTATCGAGAAAGATACCAATCATCAGAGCTGCATTGTTTACGATATGTGAGTAAATCGTGCAATCTGCTAATCCGTCTATTCGCGGGTCATTGCGACGGATGGCAATAAAACGGAATGGCTGATTATTTTTTCCGCTCGGTGCCCAGCGTCCTGCTTCCAGCATGGCGGTAATTTCTTCTTTGGTTATTTCGCGATCAGTGAATTTTCGAATGCTGCGACGCTCTTGGATAGCAGCAAGAACAGGATTGGACATGCTGTTTCCTCTCTTTTTTATCTTATACTAGAGGTTGTTACGGTGTGTTTTTATTCTGGTTGCGTGTTTTTTTATTTAATACCACAAAACCGAGCAGTCCTGAAAGTAGGTGTAGGGTCTTGAAAAATTTGACGAAAGGCACGTCATACTTTTCTTTGTGGTGTAACCTATGTATAAAAAATGGTTATGAAAGCGCAAATAGATATTCTTAATTCAGAGCGGACACAGTTAAGCAGATATGATCTCATAACTTATGAGCATCTACTCGCTGAATCGATTAAATCTATTATCAATTTTTCATCATACAGTTTGTATTTCCCCCGAAAAATACAAAGTCTGGAAGCCGTATGGGATGCAACAGAAAAAAAGCTGTTGTTGCCGCTTGCGATGAACAACAAATTTTACGGGCAATTTGTAGCCAGAGGCGTAACTATTCGTGCGCCAAAGACTTTAATTGCTATACTTCCTGCCGTTGCAACACTGGCTCTTGAAAAAATTCAGGGTATAAAATCCAGTATCACAAATGCACAGAACGGCTTGTTCACTCGTGATTATTTGCTCCATGCGGCTAATCGCGAGCTGTGTATGATTCGCGAAGGCTTTCATCTTTCCGGGGAACCTCGCACTGCGGGTAGCGAAGAGTATCGAGCTTCTGTCGGGGTAGTGCTTCTCAACCTTTCCGGACTCCGTTCGGTTGAGATTGAGTTTGGTCATTTGTTTGCTGAAGAACTGGCAGTAGAATTTGCCGATGCGCTAATCTCTGTTGCTCCGGAGCAGGCTTTAGTGTGTAACAGCGGTGACTATGAATACGCTATTCTTGTTCCTGCCGGAACCTCCAGTGCATGTAGAAAAATTGCTGCAGAAGCTGTTCGTACTCTTCGATCTATCCAGAAAGT
Proteins encoded in this region:
- a CDS encoding ComF family protein; the encoded protein is MSFRSLYEEQNNLPEKTEYTKRLHHQWSLSPQLCPDCLRQLAPRTQGYCPDCGMLYAKAVGQPSRCSACMVSSPPWTYLTFYGAYEGILRELLLKHKFHGRLDAGLTLARLLAAIYSPHEVTPAAVVPIPLHNSRLLQRGHNQSMLSAKLIAQKIEVPLLPELLRRNRETTPQATLSKKERNQNLSGAFTATIPPELKNAHILLIDDIATTGSTLRQATKTLLQGGAGSVEVAFMARTPEPENVK
- a CDS encoding flavodoxin family protein: MKTQQLTNALQILACSARKNGNTDSAAKLFAQGYEAAGGKTQTRYMRDYTIRHCTACEACAVPGTTKCVQEGKDDSTELYSMLLEAPALFISSPIYFYHLPSIFKTFIDRCQCFWFREFNRDPFVLSLPPRKAYICLVAARPVGEQLFQGSLLTLKYFLSPFNIKLAEPLLIYGKDGPDELANDPETRVQIVEYAKAAHNDTVPLYSTRK
- a CDS encoding DUF4198 domain-containing protein; the encoded protein is MRTTILTLIAFMLVASPAFAHFGMVIPDSNVATQKTRSSNLELSFSHPFEMVGMTLEKPKQFFAVVNGKKTDLLPTLSESKVMNEKAWKTTFRFKRPGVYQFAMEPTPYWEPEEDCFIIHYTKTYVAAFGSEEDWDAPAGLPTEIIPLTRPYGLYAGSSFTGQVLRNGNPVPNAEVEYEFYNKEGFTAPTEHHITMVTKADSNGVFTITCPKAGWWGFAALTTADYTITAPSGKEKPVELGAVTWIKVEDFKK
- a CDS encoding nitroreductase family protein, with amino-acid sequence MSNPVLAAIQERRSIRKFTDREITKEEITAMLEAGRWAPSGKNNQPFRFIAIRRNDPRIDGLADCTIYSHIVNNAALMIGIFLDKDCLYHELKDHQSAGGCVQNIMLAAHSLGLGSVWLGQMMNNAEQVLDVLSLDSDKYEFITFIAIGEPAQEGTSSRKPLEDIMLEPF
- a CDS encoding MBL fold metallo-hydrolase, with product MQVKTFPLGPLETNCYVLSNEGKAIAVDPGGEPTAVIDFLKEEGLTLTHILITHFHFDHLYGIKALHEATGATVISGSDDVFLLDTEVGQGGMWGFPKVDPFTFTSIEEGDHAFMDLECKVFATPGHSPGSLSFFFPAAQVVFVGDLLFFRAIGRTDLPGGDFDVLKKSVTEKIFALPPETVVYSGHGPSSSVKDEQINNPYFSDFQR